From one Streptomyces sp. ICC1 genomic stretch:
- a CDS encoding 4'-phosphopantetheinyl transferase superfamily protein — MDEREIITRFKAGLLEREQAVWLLAERRRTPGRGPVAVAVSGGADTAPERTEPIKLWFCSNDELDPGLAVTLAGHWLDAQEQEIADRFLFERDRRQYLVAHALVRRVLALESGLPEAEAVIWRSERGRPFLRPPTAGLPRGGAELDFNLSHAGGHNLLGVVRSHRIGVDVERVDRGEQGLDAIIETFARDERDWVAQAAPGRTRDCRTLRLWTLKEAYSKARGLGLGLPFDSFSFTLDEERGVLGFRPPESEGALPWRFLELEPEPGVLAAVALLAGTGVSSVLQLHRGFPWSREAPELLALPVPVAGL; from the coding sequence ATGGACGAACGAGAGATAATCACCCGGTTCAAGGCCGGACTCCTGGAGCGCGAGCAGGCCGTGTGGCTCCTCGCCGAGCGGCGAAGGACACCCGGTCGCGGCCCGGTCGCGGTCGCGGTGTCCGGCGGGGCAGACACGGCGCCGGAGCGGACCGAGCCCATCAAGCTCTGGTTCTGCTCCAACGACGAGCTCGATCCCGGGCTCGCCGTCACCCTGGCCGGGCACTGGCTGGACGCACAGGAGCAGGAGATCGCAGACCGGTTCCTGTTCGAACGGGACCGGCGCCAGTATCTGGTGGCCCATGCGCTCGTACGGCGGGTACTCGCGCTGGAAAGCGGCCTGCCCGAGGCGGAAGCCGTGATCTGGCGCTCTGAGCGCGGGCGGCCGTTCCTGCGGCCACCCACCGCAGGACTACCGCGCGGCGGTGCGGAGTTGGACTTCAACCTGTCCCATGCCGGGGGCCACAACCTGCTCGGCGTGGTGCGCAGTCACCGGATCGGGGTGGACGTGGAGCGGGTCGACCGCGGTGAGCAGGGGCTCGACGCGATCATCGAGACCTTCGCACGGGACGAGCGGGATTGGGTGGCACAGGCCGCGCCCGGCCGCACCCGGGACTGCCGGACCCTGCGGCTGTGGACTCTGAAGGAGGCGTACTCCAAGGCGCGCGGGCTGGGCCTCGGACTCCCCTTCGACAGCTTCTCCTTCACCCTGGACGAGGAGCGCGGGGTCCTGGGATTCAGGCCGCCCGAGTCCGAAGGGGCGCTGCCCTGGCGGTTCCTGGAGCTGGAGCCGGAGCCCGGAGTGCTCGCGGCCGTGGCACTCCTCGCCGGCACGGGCGTGTCGTCC